One region of Duncaniella freteri genomic DNA includes:
- a CDS encoding trigger factor, whose amino-acid sequence MNISKEEISPVELRLTVAIAENDYKDDVTKKLKEIGRTHVIPGFRKGHVPFGELKRRFGKQLTSDVINDTVYRAVIDYITENKLNVMGHPMPVEVKEAFEEGDQEFKYDLALIPTLDIKPSADDHYPFYEIEVTDEMIDEQDTNMRKRFGSQKPGEEMTADAVVKGSLMQLNENGEVNTNEGAIQVTDGIVFPLYFKDKEETAKFDGKKPGDKVVFNPNKAAGGDAGELASMLHVDKAIAGDIHNDFEMNISEIIVNQPAELGEEYYNNVFGLDKVHNEEEYRAAIKELIAGELAQNSHILFRNTFDKAMMEKYGDMQLPAATIKKLFFADAENADEAFASQEAAIKHEIIENNLLKNLEIKVEPNEVLDTAKALTARQFAQYGLAGMDDEVITKYAKEQIEKEEIRNQLIQQILSSKLYTAIEGMVSLDKETVSLDKFKEIAQNA is encoded by the coding sequence ATGAACATTTCAAAGGAAGAGATCTCTCCCGTAGAGCTTCGTCTCACGGTAGCCATCGCAGAGAACGACTATAAGGACGATGTGACCAAGAAGCTCAAAGAGATTGGCCGCACCCACGTCATCCCCGGTTTCCGCAAGGGTCATGTACCTTTCGGCGAGCTCAAGCGTCGTTTCGGCAAGCAGCTCACCAGCGACGTGATCAACGACACTGTATACCGTGCAGTCATTGACTATATCACCGAGAACAAGCTCAACGTCATGGGCCACCCGATGCCTGTTGAGGTAAAGGAAGCTTTCGAGGAAGGCGACCAGGAATTCAAGTATGACCTTGCACTCATCCCCACACTCGACATCAAGCCTTCTGCCGATGACCATTATCCTTTCTATGAGATTGAGGTCACCGACGAAATGATTGACGAGCAGGACACCAATATGCGCAAGCGTTTCGGTTCACAGAAGCCCGGCGAGGAAATGACAGCCGATGCAGTGGTGAAAGGCTCGCTCATGCAGCTCAACGAGAACGGTGAGGTCAACACCAACGAAGGTGCCATCCAGGTAACCGACGGCATAGTGTTCCCCCTCTATTTCAAGGACAAAGAGGAAACTGCCAAATTTGACGGCAAGAAGCCCGGCGACAAGGTGGTGTTCAACCCCAACAAGGCAGCCGGCGGCGATGCAGGCGAGCTCGCTTCCATGCTCCATGTAGACAAGGCTATCGCAGGGGACATCCACAATGACTTCGAGATGAACATCTCAGAAATCATCGTCAACCAGCCTGCCGAACTCGGAGAGGAGTACTACAACAACGTGTTCGGTCTTGACAAGGTACACAACGAAGAGGAATACCGCGCGGCTATCAAGGAACTCATCGCCGGTGAACTCGCACAGAACAGCCACATACTATTCCGCAACACCTTCGACAAGGCAATGATGGAGAAGTACGGCGATATGCAGCTCCCCGCAGCCACTATCAAGAAACTGTTCTTCGCTGACGCTGAAAACGCCGACGAGGCTTTCGCTTCACAGGAGGCTGCCATCAAGCATGAGATCATCGAGAACAATCTTCTCAAGAACCTTGAGATAAAGGTTGAGCCCAATGAAGTGCTTGACACTGCCAAGGCCCTCACCGCACGTCAGTTCGCCCAGTACGGTCTCGCAGGCATGGACGATGAGGTAATCACCAAGTATGCCAAAGAGCAGATTGAAAAAGAGGAGATACGCAATCAGCTCATCCAGCAGATACTCTCATCCAAGCTGTACACTGCAATCGAAGGTATGGTTTCACTCGATAAAGAGACCGTATCGCTCGACAAGTTCAAGGAGATCGCCCAGAACGCTTAA
- a CDS encoding DUF4840 domain-containing protein: MKTITSIVLFIILVFITSCNNDEPRFSPSEIQNALFELKGTYHGKMRVSYYQGNTISEGNACKAVSKDSLTIYMDLTPMASVITDESVASRLRDIGVVQVKAAYDFLQMDNVAYHFALLPDDVICLGGSDVSETVKIVFSQIFGGDADYHYHNIIFNLSPTELWVGDKKYEPFQQLVYHYEGTYE; the protein is encoded by the coding sequence ATGAAGACAATAACATCAATCGTTCTATTCATCATTTTGGTATTCATCACAAGCTGCAATAACGATGAACCAAGATTTTCACCATCTGAAATTCAAAATGCGCTTTTTGAATTGAAAGGCACATATCATGGAAAAATGAGAGTCTCTTATTATCAGGGGAACACAATTTCAGAAGGTAATGCTTGTAAGGCTGTATCAAAGGATTCCTTGACTATCTACATGGATTTAACACCTATGGCATCTGTTATAACAGATGAATCAGTAGCCTCCAGGCTGCGTGACATAGGTGTTGTTCAAGTCAAAGCTGCTTATGATTTTTTACAAATGGATAATGTCGCATACCACTTCGCATTGCTTCCAGACGATGTGATTTGTCTTGGAGGCTCAGACGTTTCGGAAACGGTGAAAATTGTATTCTCTCAAATTTTCGGTGGAGATGCGGATTATCATTACCATAACATTATATTCAATCTGTCTCCAACAGAACTGTGGGTCGGCGACAAAAAGTATGAGCCGTTCCAACAGCTCGTATATCATTATGAAGGGACTTACGAATAA
- a CDS encoding DUF4435 domain-containing protein, with protein MNITLPPRKGSQPLEIDTSGLHHVVIIGANGSGKTRFANRLAADLGGQAFRLSAIKALYNKDSEDASDNSIDMLYRQAVSGSSLLRPDLKGEFERMIGLMVNEEMLSLIQYKYSGDKRKMHHTRLDRVMEQWQKVFPGNRVLVESGRMLFSRDISSDAYSPSKLSDGEKTVLYYLGAVTFAPKASTILVDSPEMFLHPSSIASLWNSIENSRPDCTFIYVTHDLQFASTRGQGNTIWVKNCNPVKGEWDYDFLTATDGINDEVYLAIIGARKPVLFIEGDGVHSIDARLYPLIFEDYTVKSLGGCDRVIESTRTFNSLRSFHNLNAYGIVDRDRRDEGEVSYLRKKQVYVPDVAEIENIFMLEPVIRTMARINHRNPDEAFAKVKRNIMRLFEADLRQQALQHTRHRVKKGVEHRIDGRFANIGQLENHISDLAHELNPRATYESLCREFRRYVQDGDYASVLRVYNRKTMLSESHVAHHCGLRRDDKDVYINTIINILSVNRPGADDIRTAIRSTFSLG; from the coding sequence ATGAATATCACTCTCCCTCCGCGTAAAGGCTCACAGCCTCTTGAGATCGATACATCCGGTCTGCACCACGTAGTTATCATAGGAGCAAACGGCTCTGGAAAGACACGTTTTGCCAACAGGCTTGCCGCCGATCTTGGCGGACAGGCGTTCCGCCTCTCAGCCATCAAGGCTCTTTACAACAAGGACAGCGAGGATGCTTCCGACAATTCTATTGACATGCTCTACCGCCAGGCTGTGTCGGGCTCATCGCTGCTTCGCCCTGATCTTAAAGGTGAGTTTGAACGCATGATAGGTCTTATGGTCAATGAGGAGATGCTCAGCCTCATCCAGTACAAGTACTCGGGCGACAAGCGAAAGATGCATCACACGAGGCTTGACAGAGTGATGGAGCAGTGGCAGAAAGTGTTTCCGGGCAACCGCGTGCTCGTCGAGAGCGGACGTATGCTCTTCAGCCGTGACATATCGTCCGACGCTTATTCCCCCTCCAAGCTCTCCGATGGAGAAAAGACCGTCCTGTATTATCTCGGAGCAGTGACTTTCGCCCCGAAAGCCTCCACGATACTTGTCGACTCTCCCGAAATGTTCCTCCATCCATCCTCCATAGCCTCGCTATGGAACAGCATCGAGAACAGCCGTCCTGACTGTACATTCATTTATGTGACACATGATTTACAGTTCGCATCGACTCGCGGTCAGGGCAACACCATATGGGTCAAGAACTGCAATCCGGTGAAAGGGGAATGGGACTATGATTTCCTGACCGCAACCGACGGCATAAATGATGAGGTGTACCTTGCCATAATCGGGGCACGCAAGCCGGTGCTGTTCATTGAGGGTGACGGCGTGCATTCCATTGATGCCCGCCTGTACCCGCTTATATTCGAGGATTACACTGTGAAATCGCTCGGAGGCTGTGACCGGGTGATAGAGTCGACCCGCACATTCAATTCCCTGCGCTCATTTCACAATCTTAATGCCTATGGTATTGTCGACCGCGATCGGCGCGACGAAGGCGAGGTGAGCTATCTGCGCAAGAAACAGGTCTATGTGCCTGACGTGGCGGAGATAGAGAATATATTTATGCTCGAACCTGTGATACGCACTATGGCACGTATAAATCATCGTAATCCGGATGAGGCGTTTGCCAAAGTGAAACGTAACATAATGCGTCTTTTCGAAGCCGATCTGCGTCAGCAGGCACTTCAGCACACTCGACACCGTGTAAAGAAAGGTGTGGAGCACAGGATTGACGGACGTTTTGCCAATATAGGTCAGCTTGAGAACCATATCTCCGATCTCGCTCATGAACTTAATCCGCGTGCCACCTATGAGAGCCTGTGTCGCGAATTCCGACGTTATGTCCAGGACGGAGACTATGCATCCGTGCTCAGGGTTTATAACCGTAAGACCATGCTTTCGGAGAGTCATGTGGCTCACCATTGCGGATTGCGCCGCGATGACAAGGATGTATACATCAACACCATCATCAACATTCTCTCAGTCAACCGTCCTGGTGCCGACGATATCCGCACCGCCATCCGTTCGACTTTCTCTCTCGGTTAG